A region of Deltaproteobacteria bacterium DNA encodes the following proteins:
- a CDS encoding sulfite exporter TauE/SafE family protein, with translation MKSRTPVFAVCFILVFVPLILFLLSGNALADALSDAIQKAITEGKIDAGAKPGYLGIPGGSDVSYIIGFLWAIWVGWIFSSVGAFGGIMAGVGHITVFGLGDYAKSFGKGDLLNKAITDSIRVSNQWLVGLSAFISSLNYYRMGRLVLPLGVCLAIGSILGSYLVPYLTAGKINLSAYLGYFGVVVFIIGGFLFYETTPRGQARKKEAKAAATAFEKSIKDKGEGRQVPAGVKVSNWGVSRIRFSFYGVEFSFSPIVPVIGGFAIAAVASFIGVGGGFLFVPFLTSIAGLPMFLVAGTSALTVLIGMIVSIFTYMVTQEVIVDWGLIGIELIGIFVGSMIGPRTSKYIPDIWLKRIFVLLALYVGILYTTKGFFGRSWLPPF, from the coding sequence ATGAAGTCTCGAACACCTGTGTTTGCCGTTTGTTTCATTCTTGTATTCGTGCCGTTGATATTGTTTTTGCTCTCCGGAAACGCGCTGGCGGACGCCCTGAGCGACGCCATTCAAAAAGCGATTACCGAGGGCAAAATCGATGCCGGGGCGAAACCCGGTTATTTAGGGATTCCCGGCGGGTCCGATGTGAGCTACATCATCGGTTTCCTATGGGCCATTTGGGTGGGCTGGATATTCTCCAGCGTCGGCGCCTTTGGCGGCATTATGGCGGGCGTGGGCCACATTACCGTGTTCGGGCTCGGAGACTACGCCAAATCCTTCGGCAAGGGGGACCTTCTCAATAAGGCGATCACCGACTCCATTCGCGTATCCAACCAGTGGCTGGTGGGGCTGAGCGCATTCATCAGTTCTCTGAATTACTATCGCATGGGCCGCCTGGTGCTTCCCCTCGGCGTGTGCCTGGCCATAGGTTCGATCCTCGGCTCCTATCTGGTGCCGTATCTCACTGCCGGTAAGATCAACCTCAGCGCTTACTTAGGTTATTTCGGAGTTGTCGTTTTCATCATCGGCGGTTTTCTGTTCTACGAGACCACTCCCAGAGGGCAGGCGCGGAAAAAGGAAGCCAAAGCCGCGGCGACGGCCTTCGAGAAATCCATCAAAGACAAGGGCGAAGGGCGACAGGTTCCGGCGGGCGTGAAAGTCAGTAATTGGGGCGTTTCCAGGATTCGATTCAGCTTTTACGGGGTCGAATTCAGTTTCAGTCCCATCGTTCCGGTCATCGGAGGTTTTGCCATTGCGGCGGTGGCCTCGTTTATCGGTGTGGGCGGCGGCTTTCTGTTTGTTCCGTTCCTGACCTCCATTGCCGGGCTCCCGATGTTCCTCGTGGCCGGCACATCGGCGCTGACGGTGCTGATCGGCATGATCGTGTCCATCTTTACCTATATGGTTACCCAGGAAGTGATCGTTGACTGGGGGCTGATCGGCATTGAACTCATCGGCATCTTCGTCGGTTCCATGATCGGACCGCGAACGTCCAAGTACATCCCCGACATCTGGCTCAAGCGTATTTTCGTTTTGCTGGCCTTGTACGTGGGCATTCTCTATACGACAAAAGGTTTCTTCGGACGGAGTTGGTTGCCGCCGTTCTGA
- a CDS encoding Mrp/NBP35 family ATP-binding protein has translation MEKESDTKKKSCRGAIKAVQDEIIRRALERIRLKLLVTSGKGGVGKSTVAVNLAMAFYKRGFSVGLLDVDLHGPSIPGLLGIKDRIAEIHKDQTIEPIMYREGFEVVSLESLLRDKDASVIWRGPLKANMIRQFISDVPWGNLDALVMDAPPGTGDEPLTVAQTVPDAAAVIVTTPQEISLADVRKSVRFCRQLNMQVAGIVENMSGLNCPHCGGVIDLFKSGGGERLAAMAGVPFLGRIPLDPELVLSGDEGVPLVERNPDSPTVQAYEVMLSRILEFAEEGRKKPGPDPGK, from the coding sequence TTGGAAAAAGAATCCGATACAAAAAAGAAATCTTGCCGCGGAGCGATCAAGGCGGTTCAGGACGAAATAATCAGGCGCGCCCTGGAACGCATTCGACTCAAATTACTCGTTACGAGTGGCAAAGGCGGAGTGGGTAAGAGCACGGTGGCCGTGAACCTGGCTATGGCCTTTTACAAAAGAGGCTTTTCGGTCGGCCTTCTCGACGTCGATCTCCATGGCCCCAGCATACCGGGACTGTTGGGCATCAAAGACCGGATCGCGGAGATTCACAAGGACCAGACCATCGAACCCATCATGTACCGAGAGGGATTTGAAGTGGTTTCTCTCGAATCCCTCCTGCGAGACAAGGACGCATCCGTCATTTGGAGAGGGCCGCTGAAAGCGAATATGATTCGCCAGTTTATTTCGGACGTGCCTTGGGGGAACCTGGATGCTCTGGTAATGGACGCTCCGCCCGGAACCGGTGACGAGCCGCTGACCGTGGCTCAGACCGTCCCGGATGCCGCCGCTGTGATCGTAACCACGCCGCAGGAAATCTCCCTCGCGGACGTTCGTAAATCCGTTCGTTTCTGCCGACAGTTGAATATGCAGGTTGCGGGAATTGTCGAGAACATGAGCGGCTTGAACTGTCCGCACTGCGGGGGGGTTATAGATCTTTTCAAGAGCGGTGGAGGCGAACGCCTGGCCGCTATGGCCGGCGTACCTTTTTTGGGACGTATTCCCCTGGACCCGGAGTTGGTGCTTTCGGGAGACGAAGGCGTGCCGCTCGTCGAACGCAATCCGGATTCGCCGACGGTTCAAGCGTATGAAGTCATGCTGAGCCGAATTCTCGAGTTTGCGGAAGAAGGCCGGAAGAAACCCGGACCCGATCCGGGGAAGTGA
- a CDS encoding radical SAM protein, with protein MPQESCESPEYVRMSTATAMELGFVRGRFYRQARNLCVNLLLNYREGCFANCAYCGLARKRPGNFADKSFIKVEWPAGKVSDIADRVREKQKHLGRVCISMVTNPRAVADTLLVAAQFRSRVSLPISVLCAPTILSGSQLENYRDAGIQMLGVAVDTAHPDLFSRYRGSGVRGPHKWDHYWDTVRTAVSLFGKGSVSVHLMVGLGESERDLAYVFQRVHDEGALIHLFSFFAESASALAHLPQPPWSTYLRLQLARWLVEKEIRSAGEFEFDDEGRIIGFGLGKEQLSDLVDERVPFMTSGCPGPEGAPACNRPFGNCLPGVRQWNYPYLPNDEEMAKVRSAVLESAGCREPQRPSEKDRRWDESTSSSSLGSRLRAGGDV; from the coding sequence ATGCCTCAAGAATCCTGTGAAAGTCCTGAATACGTCAGAATGAGCACGGCTACGGCCATGGAACTGGGGTTCGTCCGGGGAAGATTTTACCGGCAGGCCCGCAACTTGTGCGTCAATCTGTTGCTGAACTATCGGGAAGGGTGTTTCGCCAATTGCGCTTATTGCGGTCTGGCTCGTAAACGACCCGGAAATTTCGCTGACAAGAGTTTTATCAAGGTGGAATGGCCGGCCGGGAAAGTGAGCGACATTGCGGACCGCGTCCGGGAGAAGCAGAAACACCTGGGAAGGGTCTGCATCTCGATGGTAACCAATCCGAGGGCCGTTGCCGATACTCTTCTCGTGGCCGCTCAGTTTCGGAGCCGTGTGTCCCTCCCGATTTCCGTCTTGTGCGCTCCCACGATCCTGTCCGGAAGTCAACTGGAGAACTATCGGGACGCGGGCATTCAAATGCTCGGCGTGGCCGTAGATACGGCCCACCCGGATCTCTTCAGCCGGTACCGGGGATCAGGAGTTCGGGGACCTCACAAATGGGACCATTACTGGGACACGGTCCGAACAGCGGTTTCTCTTTTCGGAAAAGGAAGCGTCAGCGTGCACTTGATGGTGGGATTGGGAGAAAGTGAACGCGATCTCGCATACGTATTCCAGCGCGTGCACGATGAAGGCGCTCTGATCCATCTTTTCAGTTTTTTCGCTGAATCCGCATCCGCGCTCGCTCATCTGCCGCAACCTCCATGGAGCACCTATTTACGTCTTCAACTGGCTCGCTGGCTCGTGGAAAAGGAGATCCGCAGCGCAGGGGAGTTCGAATTCGACGATGAAGGCCGCATCATCGGATTCGGGCTCGGGAAGGAACAGCTTTCAGACCTGGTCGATGAACGCGTTCCGTTTATGACGTCCGGCTGCCCGGGACCGGAAGGCGCTCCGGCGTGCAACCGTCCGTTCGGCAACTGCCTGCCGGGCGTACGTCAGTGGAACTACCCGTATCTCCCGAACGATGAGGAAATGGCGAAAGTCAGATCCGCCGTTTTGGAGAGTGCCGGCTGTCGAGAACCTCAACGCCCATCCGAGAAAGACCGCAGGTGGGACGAAAGCACTTCATCATCGTCCCTCGGATCGCGCCTGAGAGCGGGAGGCGACGTGTAG
- the gcvH gene encoding glycine cleavage system protein GcvH, with the protein MELEGYVLPDELYYHEEHSWARIEKDGTVTVGMNDFFQKEAGDIVFVDMPEVDEEVEQGEVCGKIQSRKWIGKLCTPLSGEIFEINEELEDEVTLVNTDPYGAGWIFKMKAANLEEEKANLYHGESVGPWISEEIAKAEEEKAKSS; encoded by the coding sequence ATGGAGCTTGAAGGGTATGTACTGCCGGACGAACTGTACTATCACGAGGAACATAGCTGGGCCCGTATAGAGAAAGACGGAACGGTCACAGTAGGCATGAACGACTTCTTTCAAAAGGAAGCGGGCGACATTGTATTTGTCGATATGCCTGAAGTGGACGAGGAAGTCGAACAGGGCGAAGTGTGCGGCAAGATTCAGAGCAGAAAATGGATTGGAAAGCTCTGCACCCCTCTTTCAGGTGAGATTTTCGAGATCAACGAAGAGCTGGAAGACGAAGTTACTCTCGTTAACACGGACCCCTATGGAGCGGGTTGGATATTCAAGATGAAAGCGGCTAACCTGGAGGAGGAAAAGGCCAATCTGTACCACGGGGAAAGCGTGGGCCCATGGATTTCCGAGGAAATCGCCAAAGCCGAGGAGGAAAAGGCAAAATCGTCGTGA